The Halomonas qaidamensis genome includes the window CGATACTCAGTATCAGTAAAAACGATTGGAACTTAACAAGATAGGTTCATATATTGGTTTTAAGCAACCATGCTGCTAACCAAGCTAATTAGTTACAACTGATGGTGTCGGCCGACATTTATAATCGGTACTTTACAACGGCTTATTTAATATTAGCGCTCTATTATTAAAAACAGAATTTTGTTACTGCTGCTATGAATAATAGGCAGCTAACCACTACGTTAAGCTAATAAATTCAAAAAAAACGGCTAGGAGACATTATGGCAATCCCACTGTTGAACTGCGACATGGGCGAAAGCTTTGGTAATTGGTCAATTGGCTTAGATGCTGAAGTAATGCCTCACGTTGACTGTGCCAACATTGCCTGTGGCTATCACGCCTCGGACCCCCATGTCATGCGTCGCACCGTTGCGCTCGCGGTACAACATGGGGTACGGATCGGCGCACATCCAGGCTACCCCGATTTAATGGGGTTCGGCCGCCGCTCGATGGCCTGTTCCCCCGCCGAAGTGGAAGATATGGTGCTCTATCAAGTGGGTGCGCTAGCCGCTATTTGCCAAGCAGAAGGCACAGCACTTAGCTACATTAAACCCCACGGGGCAATGTATAACGATATGGCGGCCAACCTTGAACTACTGGAAGGCGTTATGCTTGCAGTTCGTGCTTATGATGCCAGCCTCCCGCTGATGGTAATGGCTACCGCCGACCCCGAGCCTCATCGTCAGTTAGCAAAAAAAATGGGCATTACCCTGTGGTTTGAAACCTTTGCTGACCGCGCTTATGAAGCAACCGGCCATCTCGCCTCTCGTCGCCTGGAAGGTGCGGTTCATCACGATCAAGCCACTATCGTTGCGCAGGCCGTAGCACTTGCCAAAGGCGAGGCGCTGACTGCCCGCGATGGCAGCACACTGCAGCTGCCCTGCGACACTTTGTGCGTGCATGGCGACAACCCAGAATCAGTCGCTGCCGTGCGGGCTATTCGCGATGCCTTTACAGCGCTGGAGTCGGCGTGAAACTGCGTTTAGAAACGGCGGCGATGGACGCCATAACGGTACGCTTGTTTGATACTATCGATGAATCCAATATGGCGTGGATCATCGCTGCCGATCAAACCCTACGCAAGGCGCTGGGTGGGGCACTCATTGACCTAATTCCCTCTTACACCACGCTGCTGGTGCACTATGACAGCCAGCAACTCACATTTGCCCACGTCACGACGCTAATTCGCAATGCCCTACGCGACTTAACGCCCGCTGAGTCGCAGAACGGCCAACTGCATGAGATACCTGTGTGGTACGACGAAAGCGTTGGCCCTGAGCTGCCGCTGGTGGCAAAGCGCGCTGGCATCAGCATTGAGGCTTTGATTGAACGTCACTGCGACCATGATTACTGCGTATTCGCGCTGGGCTTCGCCCCCGGCTACGGTTTTATGGGCTTGGTAGACGAAGGCATCGCTACACCACGCTTGAAAACACCGCGACGCAAAGTCGCGGCAGGCAGTGTGGGCATTGCCGATCGACAAACCGCTATCTACCCACTCCTTTCTCCAGGGGGGTGGAATATTTTAGGCCGCACCGCCGTACCGCTGTTTGAATACGCTAAGCGGGGCGAGCCTCTACTACGCCCTGGCGACAAAGTGCGCTTCAAAGCAATCAGTAAACAAGAATTCGCAACAGCAGGAGGCGATACAACGCCGATGGAGGAGCGGTCATGAGCCAAGCAATGCTGACCGTTAAGCAAGCCGGGCCGCTAGCGCTCATTCAAGATACCGGACGATTCGGCGTGGGCCATTTGGGTGTCACCCAGGGCGGTGCCGCCGACTGGATATCGTTTCGCTGGGCAAACTGGCTACTCGGTAACGCGCCAGACTGCGCGGCGCTGGAAATTGTGATGGGTGGTAATCTCAGCTTGGTTGCTAATGCAGAGGTGCGCCTAGCACTGTCTGGAGCCGACCTTGGCGCTACCGTCGATGGCCAGCCACTTGCCACCAATACAAGCTTTCTGCTGCGCTCTGGACAAACGCTCATTTTCCGCCAGCCCCGCCGTGGTCTGCGAGCCTACCTCGCGTTTCCGGGAGGGTTAGACGTGCCAGAAGTACTGGGCAGCCGCGCTTGCACTGCCCGCGAGCAAATTGGCGGGCTCAGAGATGATGGCAAACCGCTGCAAACCGGTGACCAGCTCATCTGGCACGGCGGCGTTACCGCCAAGCGTGAGATGCCTGAAGGAACAAAACCCGCCATGCCGGAAAAAAACTGCCAA containing:
- a CDS encoding 5-oxoprolinase subunit PxpA; this translates as MAIPLLNCDMGESFGNWSIGLDAEVMPHVDCANIACGYHASDPHVMRRTVALAVQHGVRIGAHPGYPDLMGFGRRSMACSPAEVEDMVLYQVGALAAICQAEGTALSYIKPHGAMYNDMAANLELLEGVMLAVRAYDASLPLMVMATADPEPHRQLAKKMGITLWFETFADRAYEATGHLASRRLEGAVHHDQATIVAQAVALAKGEALTARDGSTLQLPCDTLCVHGDNPESVAAVRAIRDAFTALESA
- the pxpB gene encoding 5-oxoprolinase subunit PxpB, with amino-acid sequence MKLRLETAAMDAITVRLFDTIDESNMAWIIAADQTLRKALGGALIDLIPSYTTLLVHYDSQQLTFAHVTTLIRNALRDLTPAESQNGQLHEIPVWYDESVGPELPLVAKRAGISIEALIERHCDHDYCVFALGFAPGYGFMGLVDEGIATPRLKTPRRKVAAGSVGIADRQTAIYPLLSPGGWNILGRTAVPLFEYAKRGEPLLRPGDKVRFKAISKQEFATAGGDTTPMEERS
- a CDS encoding 5-oxoprolinase subunit C family protein, which produces MSQAMLTVKQAGPLALIQDTGRFGVGHLGVTQGGAADWISFRWANWLLGNAPDCAALEIVMGGNLSLVANAEVRLALSGADLGATVDGQPLATNTSFLLRSGQTLIFRQPRRGLRAYLAFPGGLDVPEVLGSRACTAREQIGGLRDDGKPLQTGDQLIWHGGVTAKREMPEGTKPAMPEKNCQLSMVLGSQASYFAGRSLYNAFNQPWTVDNRADRMGIRLTGAPLRSSLSGIISEGIPLGAVQIPPDGQPIILMNDRQTIGGYPRLGALTPMACALLAQCLPGTEVRLRPISASQAQVAYRNQMCVWQ